One region of Synechococcus elongatus PCC 11801 genomic DNA includes:
- the hemF gene encoding oxygen-dependent coproporphyrinogen oxidase, protein MTVATPNLTTVPVPPSDSRERVKQFMQTLQDEICVGLEALDGGSQFREDSWERPEGGGGRSRVIREGNVFEQGGVNFSEVWGEKLPPSILAQYPEAAGHGYFATGTSMVLHPRNPYIPTVHLNYRYFEAGPVWWFGGGADLTPYYPFAEDAKHFHSSFKATCDRHNPHFYDVFKLWCDEYFFLKHRGETRGIGGIFFDYQDGRGDLYNKGPAPSGPAGQKAAEVGIVPDLDWEKLFAFAQDCGRTFLPAYGPIVERRKDTPWGDRERQFQLYRRGRYVEFNLVYDRGTIFGLQTNGRTESILMSLPPLVRWEYMYQPEAGSREQELYDVFLKPQDWVNWPTT, encoded by the coding sequence ATGACCGTTGCAACTCCGAACCTTACGACCGTTCCGGTGCCCCCTAGCGATTCCCGCGAGCGGGTCAAGCAGTTCATGCAGACGCTGCAGGATGAAATCTGCGTGGGTCTGGAAGCACTGGATGGTGGCAGTCAGTTTCGTGAAGATAGCTGGGAGCGTCCTGAAGGTGGCGGTGGGCGATCGCGCGTGATCCGCGAAGGCAATGTCTTCGAACAAGGCGGCGTCAACTTTTCAGAGGTTTGGGGCGAAAAACTGCCGCCTTCAATCTTGGCGCAGTATCCCGAAGCCGCCGGTCATGGCTACTTTGCGACGGGCACCTCAATGGTGCTGCACCCGCGTAATCCCTACATCCCGACGGTGCACCTCAACTATCGCTACTTTGAGGCAGGTCCCGTTTGGTGGTTTGGCGGCGGCGCTGACCTAACGCCCTACTACCCCTTTGCCGAAGACGCTAAGCACTTCCACAGCAGCTTCAAGGCCACCTGCGATCGCCACAACCCGCATTTCTACGACGTCTTCAAGCTCTGGTGTGACGAATACTTCTTCCTCAAACACCGGGGTGAAACGCGCGGCATTGGCGGCATCTTCTTCGACTACCAAGACGGACGTGGCGATCTTTATAACAAAGGGCCTGCCCCTTCTGGCCCCGCTGGGCAAAAAGCAGCGGAAGTTGGCATCGTTCCCGATCTCGACTGGGAAAAACTGTTTGCCTTTGCCCAAGATTGCGGCCGTACTTTCCTACCGGCTTACGGCCCGATCGTGGAACGCCGCAAAGACACCCCCTGGGGCGATCGCGAGCGTCAATTCCAGCTCTACCGTCGGGGGCGCTACGTCGAATTCAACTTGGTCTACGATCGCGGCACTATTTTTGGGCTGCAAACCAATGGCCGCACCGAGTCGATTTTGATGTCCTTGCCACCGCTGGTGCGCTGGGAGTACATGTATCAACCCGAGGCGGGCAGCCGTGAGCAAGAGCTCTATGATGTCTTCCTCAAGCCCCAAGATTGGGTTAACTGGCCGACGACCTAA
- the mutY gene encoding A/G-specific adenine glycosylase, with protein sequence MFPTAAIPDLRRSLLAWYEQQGRDLPWRRTRDPYAIWISEVMLQQTQVQTVIPYYQRWLERFPTVEALAIADLNAVLKAWEGLGYYSRARNLHRAAQQIVTEHQGYFPEDATAVEALPGIGRTTAGGILSAAFNQPQAILDGNVKRVLARLGALPLPPARAIAQLWQWSEALIDPKHPRDFNQAIMDLGATVCTPRKPSCDRCPWSFACAAYNTEMTEQLPLREASSPIPHKQIGVAVIWNDRGQILIDQRKPEGLLGGLWEFPGGKIEAGESIEDCIRREIQEELGIAIAVGEHLISVDHTYTHFRVTLHVHHCQHLEGEPQAIECAEVRWVEPSELDDFAFPKANQQIIAAIQNK encoded by the coding sequence ATGTTTCCGACGGCAGCGATTCCGGATTTGCGGCGATCGCTGCTGGCTTGGTATGAGCAGCAGGGGCGCGATCTGCCGTGGCGTCGGACTCGCGACCCCTACGCCATCTGGATTTCGGAGGTGATGCTGCAGCAGACCCAAGTCCAGACGGTGATTCCCTACTACCAGCGCTGGCTAGAACGCTTCCCGACTGTGGAAGCACTGGCGATCGCCGATCTCAATGCTGTTCTCAAAGCTTGGGAAGGGCTGGGTTACTACAGTCGCGCCCGCAATTTGCACCGTGCTGCCCAGCAAATTGTGACGGAGCATCAGGGATATTTCCCCGAGGATGCAACTGCCGTCGAAGCTTTACCTGGCATTGGTCGCACGACTGCGGGCGGCATTCTCAGTGCGGCTTTCAATCAGCCCCAAGCGATTTTGGATGGCAACGTGAAACGGGTGCTGGCTCGTTTAGGGGCGTTGCCGCTGCCACCGGCTCGGGCGATCGCGCAGCTCTGGCAATGGTCGGAAGCCCTAATCGATCCCAAGCATCCCCGCGACTTTAATCAGGCGATTATGGACTTGGGCGCGACGGTCTGTACCCCGCGCAAACCTAGCTGCGATCGCTGTCCGTGGTCGTTTGCCTGCGCCGCCTACAATACCGAAATGACTGAACAACTCCCCCTACGCGAAGCTAGCTCGCCGATTCCCCACAAACAAATTGGTGTCGCTGTCATTTGGAACGATCGCGGCCAAATTCTGATTGATCAACGTAAACCGGAAGGCTTGCTGGGCGGGCTATGGGAATTCCCGGGCGGCAAAATTGAAGCGGGCGAAAGTATCGAAGACTGTATTCGCCGCGAAATTCAAGAGGAACTGGGCATCGCGATCGCAGTCGGAGAACATTTAATTTCGGTTGACCATACCTACACGCATTTTCGTGTGACGCTGCACGTTCACCACTGTCAGCATTTAGAGGGTGAGCCGCAGGCGATCGAGTGCGCTGAAGTTCGCTGGGTAGAGCCCTCAGAATTAGACGATTTTGCCTTCCCCAAAGCAAATCAGCAAATTATTGCAGCGATCCAAAACAAATGA